In the Cloacibacillus sp. genome, TCGCAGTCATCGGCCCCGGGACAGATTCCCGTCGCGGAGCTTCGTCAGTGCTTTAACGTAATCCATCCCACACATACGGAGGCATAATATAATGGCAAAAGATCTTGTATCCTTTCAGCTGGTCAAGTTTCTCGAATCACGTGGCGTGGAAAATATCTTCGGTCTTTGCGGCCACACGGTGATCGGTTTCCTTGACGCCCTCAAGGACAGCAATATCCGCTACATCTCGGTGCGCCATGAGCAGATCGCGGCGCACGCCGCCGACGGCTATGCCCGCGGCAAGGACTGCCGGGTTCCCGGTGTCCTCATGACGCATCTTGGCCCCGGACTTACGAACGCCACCACCGGCGTCGCCGAGGCCGGCCTTAACTCGATCCCGATGGTCGTCATCGCTGGCGACGTGCCCTCCTGCTACTTCGGCCGCCATCCCCATCAGGAGGTCAACATGCACGCCGACGCGAGCCAGTATGAGATATACCGTCCCTTCGTGAAGCGCGCCTGGCGCGTAGACCGTCCGGAGCTTCTTCCCGAGGTAATGGACAAGGCCTTCCGCCTTGCCGTCACCGGACGCCCCGGCCCTGTCCTTGTCTCAATCCCGATGGATATCTTCTCGATGGAGCTTGACACACGCTTCTTCGAACAGCGCATGAACAATTTCCCCGAGCTACCGAAGCCCGGCCTCTCGGAGGCCGCCGCGGAGGAGATCGCGACGATGCTCGCGGAGGCCAAGGCCCCGATCCTCTATCCCGGAGGCGGCGTTGTCTCATCAGGAGCTGCAAAGGCGCTCACCGAGCTTGCCGAACATCTTGAAATCCCCGTGCTCTATACGCTTATGGGCAAGGGCTCGATCCCCGATGACAGCCCCCTCGCCGTCGGTATGACCGGCTTCTGGGGTACGGAGTTCAACAACACGACGGCGATGAAGGCCGACGTTATGATGGCGGTCGGCACGCGTCTCTCGGAGGCGGACTGCAGCTCATGGTATATGGGCGAGACCTTTGACGTGCCCCCGACGAAGCTGATCCACATAGACATCAACCAGGAGGAGATCGGGCGCAACTTCCCGACCGCCATCGGCGCGATCTGCGACGCGAAGGAGGCCCTTGAGGCAATCCTCGCGGCGGCTAAGAGGAAGTACCCCAACGGCGTGAAGCGTCCGGAGATCGTCAAGGCAATCGCCGAGGCCAAGGCCGCCTATAAGGCGACGCTTGTCGAGGCCCAGAATTCCGCGCAGTACCCGATGCGCCCCGAGCGTATCCTTAAAGACCTGCGCGAGGTTCTGCCGCGCGACGGTTATGTGGTGGCGGACGTAGGCTGGAACAAGAACGGCGTCGGCCAGCAGTTCGACATCTACGAGCCTGGTACCTTCGTCGCCCCCGGCGGCCTCTGCACGATGGGTTACGGACCCTCGGCGGCCATTGGCGTGAAGGTGGCG is a window encoding:
- a CDS encoding thiamine pyrophosphate-binding protein — encoded protein: MAKDLVSFQLVKFLESRGVENIFGLCGHTVIGFLDALKDSNIRYISVRHEQIAAHAADGYARGKDCRVPGVLMTHLGPGLTNATTGVAEAGLNSIPMVVIAGDVPSCYFGRHPHQEVNMHADASQYEIYRPFVKRAWRVDRPELLPEVMDKAFRLAVTGRPGPVLVSIPMDIFSMELDTRFFEQRMNNFPELPKPGLSEAAAEEIATMLAEAKAPILYPGGGVVSSGAAKALTELAEHLEIPVLYTLMGKGSIPDDSPLAVGMTGFWGTEFNNTTAMKADVMMAVGTRLSEADCSSWYMGETFDVPPTKLIHIDINQEEIGRNFPTAIGAICDAKEALEAILAAAKRKYPNGVKRPEIVKAIAEAKAAYKATLVEAQNSAQYPMRPERILKDLREVLPRDGYVVADVGWNKNGVGQQFDIYEPGTFVAPGGLCTMGYGPSAAIGVKVANPDKKVVALIGDGGMGTNVSPFATGAMDGVAVVWVVMNNCAFGTIAGLERQHYDHQFGTLFMRDGEPYSPDFAAIAEAYGIKGYKVTKAEEFKPMLEEALASNKPCVIDVRMENAPVVTWGCWNINDIYRKRGEEKPWRQWQWEDTTPWYMAELREQKTKKK